In one window of Sandaracinaceae bacterium DNA:
- the rdgB gene encoding RdgB/HAM1 family non-canonical purine NTP pyrophosphatase: MTAVTDTARELLLATGNPNKVREVREVLEPLGFRVVGLADLYPAGDLPEEPVEDGDTFEANARLKAVGYARLTGRACVAEDSGLEVDALGGAPGVHSARYAGVDGDRETRDSANNDKLLAALRDVPRQARTARFVAAICLVDAEGKVQFEARGTYEGVVADAPRGTGGFGYDPLLFLPDVGLTSAELSPAEKNARSHRGAAVRALATHLAGSARR, from the coding sequence ATGACCGCCGTGACCGACACCGCCCGCGAGCTGCTGCTCGCCACCGGCAACCCCAACAAGGTGCGCGAGGTGCGCGAGGTGCTGGAGCCTCTCGGGTTTCGTGTGGTCGGCCTCGCGGACCTGTACCCCGCGGGAGACTTGCCCGAGGAGCCCGTCGAGGACGGCGACACCTTCGAGGCGAACGCGCGCCTGAAGGCCGTGGGGTACGCGCGGCTCACGGGCCGTGCCTGTGTGGCCGAGGACTCGGGCCTCGAGGTGGACGCCCTCGGCGGCGCCCCGGGGGTGCACTCGGCGCGCTACGCGGGCGTGGACGGGGACCGCGAGACACGCGACTCCGCCAACAACGACAAGCTGCTCGCCGCGCTGCGCGACGTGCCGCGACAGGCGCGGACGGCGCGCTTCGTGGCGGCCATCTGCCTCGTCGACGCCGAGGGGAAGGTGCAGTTCGAGGCGCGCGGCACGTATGAAGGTGTGGTCGCTGACGCCCCGCGCGGGACGGGGGGGTTCGGCTACGACCCGCTGCTGTTCCTGCCGGACGTCGGCCTCACCAGCGCCGAGCTGAGCCCCGCCGAGAAGAACGCGCGCTCCCACCGTGGGGCAGCCGTCCGTGCGTTGGCCACGCATCTGGCGGGCTCGGCTCGCCGGTAG
- a CDS encoding LysR family transcriptional regulator, producing MNLSAVNLNLLLALDVLLDERSVSRAAARLGVTQPAMSHSLARLRRLFDDPLLARSGAELVPTAFAEGLRPALRAGLADLRTVVEARHEFDPAVSTRVFRIAASGVFHTSGVPALMGRLARVAPGVRFTVRPLEGHDARDLASARLDVGVGSLMHLPHPGLHHMRLGYDRFVVLIRADHPCREETLSLAEFCDTPHVVVASDEEPTFVDDALRAHGKTRKVALRVPDFPCVPHLVATLPFIAVVPRALAEAASATCPVRYVEAPVELLVLPIVAWWHERCDREPGNVWLRGELARMGRELFPPRVASDSTGSP from the coding sequence GTGAACCTCTCCGCCGTCAACCTCAACCTCCTGTTGGCCCTCGACGTGTTGCTCGACGAGCGGAGCGTCTCGCGCGCGGCCGCGCGCCTGGGCGTCACCCAGCCCGCGATGTCTCACTCGCTCGCGCGCCTGCGCCGGTTGTTCGACGACCCCCTCTTGGCGCGGTCGGGAGCGGAGCTCGTCCCCACCGCCTTCGCGGAAGGGCTCCGGCCAGCGCTTCGCGCCGGCTTGGCAGACCTACGCACGGTGGTGGAAGCGCGCCACGAGTTCGACCCTGCCGTCTCTACTCGGGTGTTCCGCATCGCCGCCTCGGGGGTCTTCCACACGTCCGGCGTGCCAGCGCTCATGGGGCGCCTGGCCCGCGTCGCACCGGGCGTGCGGTTCACCGTGCGGCCTCTCGAGGGGCATGACGCGCGCGACTTGGCCTCCGCTCGCCTCGATGTGGGGGTCGGCAGCCTGATGCACCTGCCGCACCCCGGCCTCCATCACATGCGTCTCGGCTACGATCGCTTCGTGGTCCTGATCCGCGCGGACCACCCGTGCCGGGAAGAGACACTCTCGCTGGCCGAGTTCTGCGATACCCCCCACGTCGTGGTCGCGAGCGACGAAGAACCGACGTTCGTCGACGACGCGCTCCGTGCCCACGGCAAGACGCGCAAGGTCGCGTTGCGGGTGCCCGACTTCCCGTGCGTGCCGCACCTCGTGGCGACGTTGCCATTCATCGCGGTGGTGCCACGCGCCCTGGCGGAAGCGGCCAGCGCGACGTGTCCCGTGCGCTATGTGGAGGCGCCCGTCGAACTGCTCGTGCTCCCGATCGTCGCGTGGTGGCACGAGCGCTGCGATCGGGAGCCGGGCAACGTGTGGCTCCGCGGGGAGCTCGCCCGCATGGGCCGCGAGCTGTTTCCTCCACGGGTGGCCAGCGATTCGACGGGCTCACCGTGA
- a CDS encoding winged helix-turn-helix transcriptional regulator has translation MPRPAQALPDQSLDALGNETRREILRALAESPRTVGALAREFPISRPAVSRHLRVLEEASLVRHVSTGTTNVYEVDPRGFDAARKWLDGFWDIALARFKLLAENTAREDEDERG, from the coding sequence ATGCCTCGCCCAGCTCAGGCTCTGCCAGACCAGTCGCTCGACGCGCTGGGCAACGAGACGCGGCGCGAGATCTTGCGTGCGCTGGCCGAGTCTCCGCGTACCGTAGGCGCGCTGGCGCGCGAGTTCCCCATCAGCCGCCCCGCCGTGTCGCGCCACCTGCGCGTGCTCGAGGAGGCTTCGCTCGTTCGGCACGTGAGCACGGGTACGACGAACGTGTACGAGGTGGACCCCCGGGGCTTCGACGCCGCGCGCAAGTGGCTCGACGGGTTCTGGGACATCGCGCTCGCGCGCTTCAAGCTGTTGGCGGAGAACACCGCGCGGGAGGACGAGGATGAGCGCGGATGA
- a CDS encoding SRPBCC domain-containing protein — translation MSADEHGSAAAGAPLEKEIHVACSREHAFAVFTSRIDVWWPRGHRRFGESELRLEPFVGGRFFERAANGEEFDLGAVRIWEAPDRVCYSWRPGTPMTPTEVEVRFIAEGSSTRVCVTHRSGSTCPKDAFVEKVALYERAWGHVLAALSEALRS, via the coding sequence ATGAGCGCGGATGAGCACGGCTCGGCGGCGGCGGGCGCGCCCCTCGAGAAGGAGATCCACGTGGCTTGCTCGCGCGAGCACGCGTTCGCGGTGTTCACGTCGCGCATCGACGTGTGGTGGCCGCGCGGGCACCGGCGGTTCGGCGAGTCGGAGCTGCGGCTGGAGCCGTTCGTGGGTGGTCGCTTCTTCGAGCGCGCAGCCAACGGCGAGGAGTTCGACCTCGGCGCCGTGCGCATCTGGGAGGCGCCGGACCGCGTCTGCTATTCGTGGCGCCCCGGCACGCCGATGACGCCTACCGAGGTGGAAGTTCGCTTCATCGCGGAGGGCTCGTCGACGCGCGTGTGTGTGACCCACCGCAGCGGCAGCACCTGCCCCAAGGACGCGTTCGTGGAGAAGGTGGCGCTCTACGAGCGCGCGTGGGGTCACGTCCTCGCCGCGCTGTCCGAGGCGCTCCGGAGCTGA
- a CDS encoding DUF1761 domain-containing protein gives MSLDLAAVPWLAVLASVFAGQVVLTLWFVVLFPDAWARAYGGPTMTKEQHRTEVPPWTYGVGAACTATLSVGLALLRGALGVSSLAGMLALGGFVALVLFVPMALPAYAFTKRYDAFLIGAGSQVVLSLVVSAVLALVG, from the coding sequence ATGTCACTCGATCTCGCCGCAGTCCCCTGGCTCGCCGTCCTCGCCTCCGTGTTCGCCGGGCAGGTCGTCCTCACGCTCTGGTTCGTGGTCCTGTTTCCAGACGCCTGGGCGCGGGCGTACGGGGGTCCGACCATGACGAAGGAGCAACACCGCACCGAGGTGCCGCCGTGGACGTACGGGGTCGGCGCTGCGTGCACGGCGACGCTCAGCGTGGGGCTGGCGCTCTTGCGCGGAGCCCTCGGCGTCTCTTCCTTGGCGGGCATGCTCGCGCTGGGTGGGTTCGTCGCCCTGGTCCTGTTCGTGCCCATGGCGCTCCCCGCCTACGCCTTCACGAAGCGCTACGACGCGTTCTTGATCGGCGCGGGCAGCCAGGTCGTGCTGTCGCTCGTCGTCTCGGCGGTGCTGGCGCTGGTCGGGTGA
- a CDS encoding GNAT family N-acetyltransferase, with product MSDHLVNLRNLTSLWMALGAQRHRLPSGTVLNRSLGWPHRLWFDPGVTPAPDDARALVAAARAAASEVVIPDWGPRSEALGPVLSESGFAVAFEQTLMSLRPAPFRDSPARLAGPVRLDGAERELTTWAHAASSAFGYRVDPTSVERLLGHEGARLVLARVGDAVVGTGLLFEADGVAGLHMVGVVPDARRAGFARHIMRGLLSLHRSPLVTLQASAMGEPLYRQLGFTGGTRIRNHMLVAS from the coding sequence GTGTCCGACCACCTCGTCAACCTCCGCAACCTCACCTCGTTGTGGATGGCGCTGGGCGCGCAGCGACACCGTCTTCCGTCGGGCACCGTGCTCAATCGTTCGCTCGGCTGGCCCCATCGCCTGTGGTTCGACCCTGGCGTGACTCCTGCCCCCGACGACGCACGCGCGCTCGTCGCAGCGGCCCGTGCGGCGGCGTCCGAGGTCGTGATCCCAGACTGGGGGCCGCGCAGCGAGGCTCTCGGACCCGTGCTCTCGGAGTCGGGCTTCGCGGTCGCCTTCGAGCAGACGCTCATGTCGCTCCGACCCGCGCCCTTCCGGGACTCGCCCGCGCGGCTCGCCGGCCCCGTCAGGCTCGATGGAGCGGAGCGCGAGCTCACCACGTGGGCGCACGCGGCGTCCTCGGCGTTTGGCTATCGCGTCGACCCGACGTCGGTCGAGCGTCTGCTCGGCCACGAGGGCGCGCGTCTCGTGCTCGCGCGCGTGGGGGACGCGGTCGTGGGCACGGGGCTGCTCTTCGAAGCCGACGGCGTGGCTGGCCTGCACATGGTCGGCGTGGTCCCCGACGCACGCCGCGCCGGTTTCGCGCGTCACATCATGCGTGGGTTGCTGTCGCTCCACCGCTCTCCGCTGGTGACGCTGCAGGCGTCCGCCATGGGCGAGCCGTTGTACCGTCAGCTCGGCTTCACGGGGGGCACGCGCATCCGCAACCACATGCTCGTGGCGTCGTGA
- a CDS encoding DMT family transporter, with protein MNSFVCFALLAGAAIAAQASMNAHLGRLLGNPAHATVVAFGVGLTALVALLAFTRQPPDLAAARTVPPYLWVAGGLLSSVAIVGFYWLIPRMGIGPMMSAALTGQLLVAMLFSHFGWFDQPVATLTPTRVAGAVTLLLGVLLVNRG; from the coding sequence ATGAACTCGTTCGTCTGCTTCGCGCTCCTGGCAGGAGCGGCCATTGCCGCCCAGGCCAGCATGAACGCTCACCTCGGGCGCCTGCTCGGCAACCCCGCGCACGCGACCGTCGTCGCCTTCGGCGTCGGCCTCACGGCGCTGGTCGCTCTGCTCGCCTTCACGCGTCAGCCGCCCGACCTCGCGGCCGCACGGACCGTCCCACCGTACTTGTGGGTCGCGGGAGGCCTGCTCTCGAGCGTGGCCATCGTGGGCTTCTATTGGCTCATCCCGCGCATGGGCATCGGCCCCATGATGAGCGCGGCACTCACGGGCCAGCTGCTCGTGGCCATGTTGTTCAGTCACTTCGGGTGGTTCGACCAGCCCGTCGCCACGCTCACGCCCACACGCGTGGCGGGTGCCGTCACGTTGCTGCTGGGCGTCCTGCTGGTGAACCGAGGATGA
- a CDS encoding Crp/Fnr family transcriptional regulator → MGRSNLAPHDAASLLTSLERYAPLHADTRTALLGLCRPVRLSKGAFYCAPGEEPKEFGYVLHGLLRGYVGDDHGAEYNKVFFDEGTFPGSMVALLRGLPSRVAIQALEPTRMISIDFTGYRALLRERPDLMWFQIRYLEENWLLAKEPREVALVQEDAASRYARFLRDAPRLAQRLPLYHVASHLGITPTQLSRLRRSLPTDAARDAMPVGERVAPGTAAGGATARAARGAGAQKKTRGSQPM, encoded by the coding sequence ATGGGTCGCTCGAACCTCGCCCCGCACGACGCCGCCAGCCTGCTCACGTCCCTCGAACGCTACGCGCCCCTCCACGCAGACACGCGCACGGCGCTCCTCGGCCTCTGTCGTCCCGTCCGCTTGTCCAAGGGAGCGTTCTACTGCGCACCCGGCGAGGAGCCGAAGGAGTTCGGCTACGTGCTCCACGGACTGTTGCGGGGCTATGTCGGCGACGACCACGGCGCCGAATACAACAAGGTCTTCTTCGACGAAGGAACCTTTCCGGGGTCGATGGTCGCCCTCCTGCGCGGGCTCCCGTCGCGCGTCGCGATCCAGGCGCTCGAGCCCACCCGCATGATCTCGATCGACTTCACGGGGTACCGTGCGCTGTTGCGGGAGCGACCAGACCTGATGTGGTTCCAGATCCGCTACCTCGAGGAGAACTGGCTACTGGCCAAGGAACCACGCGAGGTCGCGCTGGTGCAGGAGGACGCCGCGAGCCGCTATGCGCGCTTCCTCCGAGACGCCCCGAGACTCGCGCAACGACTGCCGCTCTATCACGTCGCCTCCCACCTGGGCATCACGCCGACGCAGCTCAGCAGGCTGCGCCGCTCCCTCCCCACGGACGCCGCACGTGATGCGATGCCCGTCGGCGAGCGCGTGGCCCCTGGAACCGCCGCAGGGGGCGCGACGGCCCGTGCAGCACGGGGAGCAGGCGCGCAGAAAAAAACGCGCGGCTCTCAACCTATGTAG
- a CDS encoding C1 family peptidase, which produces MTKNFTYERPDGTVRKLSGYKAPTQRWEGQRFSATRVTAARLPARVDLRAAMTAVENQSETSSCVANAVAGAYEYLVKQHRQDDAYDVSRLFIYFVARAVAAGEDPTSEPELEDEGTMIGAAIEGLREFGACSEESWPFDDELVNETPSEEAFDEASYFLVEDVMQVPTRLEAWKAALAEGHPIIFGINLYESFDAQRRPGLVPSPSPREAQREDHAGHAMLAVGYSDRDQVFIVRNSWGEEWGDRGYCYIPYAYLMNPRFNDGDSWVIRRVEEPELDESTWADDDESLIGDVENELAAMSDEDFAAMWDAMGDVAFETRLALVLLFAAGADGEIDDQELEGIADVLANVQETLGIRMNPEKVLRRALKRIDRDEDVFEETVALFAEHVPATVLAAIVNAVQEVVEIDTEDEEDVLAYLVEAWQVDAFGEGDEANDEGDDDDDGDHDDDEDADYDDDEDADYDDDEDEDGDYDEDED; this is translated from the coding sequence GTGACCAAAAACTTCACCTATGAGCGGCCCGATGGAACCGTGCGAAAACTGTCGGGCTACAAGGCCCCGACGCAGCGCTGGGAGGGGCAGCGCTTCAGCGCGACGCGCGTGACTGCCGCGCGACTGCCCGCACGCGTGGACCTGCGGGCGGCCATGACAGCGGTGGAGAACCAGAGCGAGACGAGCAGCTGCGTCGCCAACGCCGTCGCGGGGGCCTACGAGTATCTGGTCAAGCAGCACCGGCAGGACGACGCCTACGACGTCAGCCGCCTGTTCATCTACTTCGTCGCGCGCGCGGTCGCCGCCGGCGAGGATCCCACCAGCGAACCCGAGCTCGAAGACGAGGGCACCATGATCGGCGCCGCCATCGAGGGCCTGCGCGAGTTCGGCGCCTGCTCCGAGGAGTCCTGGCCCTTCGACGACGAGCTCGTCAACGAGACCCCCTCGGAGGAGGCGTTCGACGAGGCGAGCTACTTCCTAGTCGAGGACGTGATGCAGGTGCCCACGCGGCTCGAGGCTTGGAAGGCGGCGCTCGCCGAGGGGCACCCCATCATCTTCGGTATCAACCTGTACGAGAGCTTCGACGCTCAGCGACGCCCAGGGCTGGTGCCTTCGCCATCACCCCGCGAGGCGCAGCGAGAGGACCACGCCGGGCACGCCATGCTGGCGGTGGGCTACTCGGACCGCGATCAGGTCTTCATCGTGCGCAACTCGTGGGGCGAGGAGTGGGGTGACCGCGGCTACTGCTACATCCCGTACGCCTACCTGATGAACCCGCGCTTCAACGACGGGGACAGCTGGGTCATCCGCCGCGTGGAGGAGCCCGAGCTGGACGAGTCCACCTGGGCCGACGACGACGAGTCGCTGATCGGCGACGTCGAGAACGAGCTCGCCGCGATGAGCGACGAAGACTTCGCTGCCATGTGGGACGCGATGGGCGACGTGGCCTTCGAGACGCGGCTGGCGCTGGTGCTGCTGTTCGCGGCGGGGGCCGACGGCGAGATCGACGACCAGGAGCTGGAGGGCATCGCGGACGTGCTGGCGAACGTGCAGGAGACGCTCGGCATCCGGATGAACCCCGAGAAGGTGCTGCGGCGCGCGCTGAAGCGCATCGACCGCGACGAGGACGTGTTCGAGGAGACGGTCGCGCTGTTCGCCGAGCACGTGCCCGCGACGGTGTTGGCGGCGATCGTGAACGCCGTGCAGGAGGTCGTGGAGATCGACACGGAGGACGAGGAGGACGTCCTCGCGTACCTGGTGGAGGCGTGGCAGGTGGACGCGTTCGGCGAGGGCGATGAAGCCAATGACGAGGGCGACGATGACGATGACGGGGACCACGACGACGATGAAGACGCGGACTACGACGACGATGAAGACGCGGACTACGACGACGATGAAGACGAAGACGGGGACTACGACGAAGACGAAGACTGA
- a CDS encoding LysR family transcriptional regulator: MQDMELRAPTELLPALYALLATESVTLAARRMHVGQPAMSRTLEKLREATGDALLVRAGRRLVRTERGAALLPEVEALVAGAARVLAPPAPFVPAEAEGNVTLALGDDLQAMLAGALLLRIRAEAPALDVRVRPLGLDTAREAQRGLVDVGVFPDVRGEYAIPELDALVLSPQYGRRFVCVTRERRTLSLRAFLRADHLLVSPTGGEGGYVDTALAALGERRRVAVTVPSFQAALNIVSQTDLVATLPEDVTRALAPTLHRQRCPVTTPVLPMCVSWASRFTRDARHRWLRGHVTAALADFGKGLPRP; the protein is encoded by the coding sequence ATGCAAGACATGGAACTGCGCGCGCCCACAGAGCTGCTCCCCGCGCTCTACGCGCTCCTAGCGACCGAGAGCGTCACCCTGGCCGCGCGGCGCATGCACGTGGGGCAGCCCGCGATGAGCCGCACGCTCGAGAAGCTGCGCGAGGCGACGGGAGACGCCTTGCTGGTGCGCGCCGGGAGGAGGCTCGTACGCACGGAGCGTGGTGCCGCGCTGTTGCCCGAGGTGGAGGCGCTGGTCGCGGGTGCGGCGCGCGTGCTCGCCCCGCCAGCCCCGTTCGTGCCGGCCGAGGCCGAGGGGAACGTCACGCTCGCGCTGGGGGACGACCTGCAGGCCATGCTGGCGGGCGCCCTGCTGTTGCGCATTCGCGCGGAGGCGCCTGCGCTGGACGTGCGCGTTCGTCCGTTGGGCCTCGACACGGCACGCGAGGCGCAGCGAGGCCTGGTGGACGTGGGCGTGTTCCCGGACGTCCGCGGGGAGTACGCCATCCCCGAGCTGGACGCCCTCGTGCTCAGCCCGCAATACGGGCGACGCTTCGTCTGCGTGACGCGTGAGCGCCGCACGCTGTCGCTCCGTGCCTTCTTGCGCGCCGACCATTTGTTGGTGTCGCCCACCGGCGGCGAGGGGGGCTACGTGGACACGGCGCTCGCGGCCCTCGGCGAGCGCCGCCGGGTGGCGGTCACCGTACCCAGCTTCCAAGCCGCGTTGAACATCGTCAGCCAGACCGACCTGGTGGCCACGCTGCCCGAAGACGTCACGCGCGCGCTCGCCCCAACCCTGCATCGACAGCGCTGCCCGGTGACCACCCCCGTCCTCCCGATGTGCGTCTCGTGGGCTTCCCGCTTCACGCGCGACGCGCGCCACCGGTGGCTGCGCGGGCACGTGACCGCTGCGCTCGCAGACTTCGGAAAGGGTCTCCCACGTCCATGA
- a CDS encoding NAD(P)H-binding protein, with the protein MERDERESRKMVVVGAGQIGTPVVRRLVALGHSVTWLSRTRPSEVPAGAQHVCVDARDPDAVATAAEGAEAVIAAVNPATYDADVWARELPPLHAGLIAGVGQSGARLVLLDALYLYETGAAPLSPDTPQTPSTAKGRVRKQLADMVAEAQRAGSLRATTLRAPDFWGPGLHSALITEQGLADLRRGKRPLVLGDPDVPHAFAHRDDVVDALVTLALADDSVLGHVFHAPVIHVSTRELVSTLSAALGTPVEPRVGPRWLLRVAGLFDASTRGLIEMLPQWERPYLVDDHAYCERFGVRATSLAEGVRQLAS; encoded by the coding sequence ATGGAACGAGACGAGCGCGAGAGTCGGAAGATGGTGGTGGTGGGTGCGGGGCAGATCGGCACGCCCGTGGTGCGGCGCCTGGTGGCGTTGGGGCACTCGGTCACGTGGCTGAGCCGCACGCGCCCGAGCGAGGTGCCCGCCGGCGCACAGCACGTCTGCGTGGACGCGCGCGACCCGGACGCCGTGGCGACCGCAGCGGAGGGCGCAGAGGCTGTGATCGCCGCGGTGAACCCCGCCACCTACGACGCAGACGTGTGGGCGCGGGAGCTCCCGCCGCTGCACGCGGGCCTGATCGCAGGCGTCGGGCAGAGCGGGGCGCGGCTGGTGCTGCTGGACGCCCTGTACCTCTACGAGACGGGCGCAGCCCCGCTGAGCCCCGACACCCCACAGACGCCCAGCACGGCCAAGGGCCGGGTGCGCAAGCAGCTGGCCGACATGGTCGCCGAGGCTCAGCGCGCCGGCTCACTGCGCGCGACGACCTTGCGCGCGCCAGACTTCTGGGGCCCCGGGCTGCACAGCGCGCTCATCACCGAGCAGGGGCTCGCGGACCTGCGGCGCGGCAAGCGCCCGCTCGTGTTGGGCGACCCCGACGTTCCGCATGCGTTCGCGCACCGCGACGACGTGGTGGACGCGCTGGTCACGTTGGCGCTCGCCGACGACAGCGTTCTGGGTCACGTCTTCCACGCCCCCGTGATCCACGTCAGCACACGCGAGCTGGTGAGCACGCTCTCTGCGGCGCTCGGCACGCCGGTCGAGCCACGGGTTGGGCCGCGCTGGCTGCTGCGCGTGGCTGGTCTGTTCGACGCGTCGACGCGCGGCCTGATCGAGATGCTGCCGCAGTGGGAGAGGCCCTACCTGGTGGATGACCACGCGTACTGTGAGCGCTTTGGCGTCCGCGCGACGTCGCTCGCCGAGGGGGTGCGTCAGCTGGCGAGTTGA
- a CDS encoding LLM class flavin-dependent oxidoreductase: MRHRISLHLTGSSAAELVSAARACEDAGVHSLIASELYTNPFVPLAAVAASTSRIGLSTGIALAFVRSPLSLALEALDLDALTGGRFTLGLGTGVKTLNEQWHGVTNFGPPVAHMREVVAFLRHFNAHAHLGQPIQFDGQFVKVHMEGYQRPVAPLRERIPIHLGANRSKMLELAGEVADGVLGHVFVSPRQLRDEVLPAIGRGLSKAGRAREDFTLGAGITCAIDDDRATARHHARGPLAFYATVRTYEPLFAADGFSAEVTAIRERFHAGDKRGAVSLVTDAMVDTYCAAGTPDEVLRKVAEYDGLLDIKGVSPPRHFCPPDAHTAYRARILEVFANA, from the coding sequence ATGCGTCATCGTATCTCGCTGCACCTGACGGGCAGCTCCGCGGCCGAGTTGGTGAGCGCCGCGCGCGCCTGTGAAGACGCGGGGGTGCACTCCCTGATCGCGTCCGAGCTGTACACCAACCCGTTCGTCCCGCTCGCTGCGGTGGCGGCGAGCACGTCGCGCATCGGCTTGAGCACCGGCATCGCGCTCGCCTTCGTGCGCAGCCCGCTGTCGCTGGCGCTCGAGGCGCTCGACCTGGACGCGCTCACCGGCGGGCGCTTCACGCTGGGGCTGGGCACGGGCGTCAAGACGCTGAACGAGCAGTGGCACGGCGTCACGAACTTCGGGCCGCCCGTGGCCCACATGCGTGAGGTGGTGGCGTTCCTGCGGCACTTCAACGCGCACGCGCATCTGGGACAGCCCATCCAGTTCGACGGGCAGTTCGTGAAGGTGCACATGGAGGGCTACCAGCGCCCCGTCGCGCCCCTGCGCGAGCGCATCCCCATCCACCTCGGGGCCAACCGCAGCAAGATGCTGGAGCTGGCCGGCGAGGTCGCGGACGGTGTCCTGGGGCACGTGTTCGTCTCGCCGCGGCAGCTGCGCGACGAGGTGCTGCCGGCCATCGGCCGGGGCCTGTCGAAGGCTGGCCGCGCGCGCGAGGACTTCACGCTGGGCGCGGGCATCACGTGCGCCATCGACGACGACCGCGCCACGGCGCGCCACCACGCCCGCGGCCCGCTCGCGTTCTACGCCACCGTGCGGACCTACGAGCCGCTCTTCGCGGCTGACGGCTTCTCGGCCGAGGTGACGGCGATTCGCGAGCGCTTCCACGCGGGCGACAAGCGGGGCGCGGTGAGCCTCGTGACGGACGCCATGGTGGACACCTACTGCGCCGCCGGCACGCCGGACGAGGTGCTGCGCAAGGTGGCCGAGTACGACGGCCTGCTCGACATCAAGGGCGTGAGCCCTCCGCGTCACTTCTGCCCGCCCGACGCGCACACCGCGTACCGCGCGCGCATCCTCGAGGTGTTCGCGAACGCGTGA